One genomic window of Bacillus spongiae includes the following:
- the hslO gene encoding Hsp33 family molecular chaperone HslO translates to MNDYLIKALAYNGQVRAYAVKSTNTVGEAQRRHQSWPTASAALGRTITAGVMMGAMLKGNAKLTIKVEGDGPLGAILVDSNAKGEVRGYVANPQTHIEERNQEGKLNVGAAVGTTGTLTVVKDLGLKDHFSGQIPLVSGELGEDFTYYFVTSEQIPSSVGVGVLVNPDNSILAAGGFIIQLLPGTSDEVITQIEKRLSQMLPVSTLIEKGLNPEELLGEVLGEENIKVLESLPISFECHCSKDRFSAALISLGKSEIQEIIEEQGSAEAHCHFCNNTYQFSKEELKELKEEAN, encoded by the coding sequence ATGAATGATTATTTAATAAAGGCACTAGCATACAACGGGCAAGTTAGAGCCTATGCAGTAAAAAGCACCAATACGGTGGGAGAGGCGCAAAGAAGGCATCAATCTTGGCCAACAGCGTCAGCAGCACTAGGCCGTACGATCACAGCGGGTGTAATGATGGGTGCTATGTTAAAGGGTAACGCAAAGCTTACTATTAAAGTTGAGGGGGATGGTCCTTTAGGAGCTATTCTGGTAGATAGTAATGCAAAAGGAGAAGTGCGAGGGTATGTGGCGAATCCCCAAACTCATATTGAAGAAAGAAATCAAGAAGGGAAATTGAATGTAGGGGCAGCAGTTGGTACAACGGGTACATTGACAGTTGTAAAAGATTTAGGCTTAAAGGATCATTTCTCTGGCCAAATTCCACTAGTATCAGGGGAGCTTGGTGAAGATTTTACGTATTATTTTGTAACATCTGAACAAATCCCTTCTTCTGTTGGGGTAGGAGTTCTTGTAAACCCTGATAATTCAATATTAGCAGCAGGAGGCTTTATTATACAGCTCTTACCAGGAACGTCTGATGAGGTTATTACGCAAATTGAAAAACGTTTAAGCCAAATGCTTCCTGTTTCAACTTTAATCGAAAAAGGGCTGAATCCAGAGGAGCTACTTGGTGAAGTGCTAGGAGAAGAAAATATTAAGGTACTAGAATCATTACCAATTTCATTCGAGTGTCATTGTTCTAAGGACCGTTTTTCAGCTGCTCTTATTAGCCTAGGCAAAAGTGAAATACAAGAAATCATTGAAGAGCAAGGAAGTGCTGAAGCTCATTGCCACTTTTGTAATAACACCTATCAATTTTCAAAGGAAGAATTAAAGGAGTTAAAAGAAGAAGCGAATTAA
- a CDS encoding vWA domain-containing protein, with the protein MKHGTLKQVLLITDGCSNAGGDPIMVAALAKEQGITVNVIGVMENDVIDEKGMAEIEGIALSGGGVSQVVYAQQLSQTVQMVTRKAMTQTLQGVVNNQLKQILGESASMEELSPEKRGEVMEVVDELGESIDMEVLILVDCSASMKHKLPTVKESLLDLSLSLNARMGENMFSLFVFPGRREDVEKLLDWTPKLESLTSVFSKLSTGGITPTGPALQTALTHFKKKRSLRDLLGRDDDEQYFEETL; encoded by the coding sequence TTGAAACATGGAACATTAAAGCAAGTGCTATTGATTACAGATGGTTGTTCAAACGCTGGAGGAGACCCAATCATGGTGGCTGCTTTAGCGAAAGAGCAAGGCATAACCGTAAATGTTATTGGAGTTATGGAAAATGATGTGATTGATGAAAAAGGAATGGCTGAAATTGAGGGGATTGCGTTATCTGGTGGCGGAGTCAGTCAAGTTGTCTATGCCCAACAACTTTCCCAAACCGTTCAAATGGTGACACGAAAGGCAATGACTCAAACCCTTCAAGGTGTTGTCAACAATCAGTTAAAACAAATACTAGGCGAATCTGCTTCTATGGAAGAACTTTCTCCAGAAAAGCGAGGAGAGGTAATGGAAGTTGTAGATGAGCTAGGAGAGTCCATTGATATGGAGGTATTAATTCTTGTTGATTGTAGTGCCAGTATGAAACATAAATTACCTACAGTGAAGGAATCCTTACTAGACCTCTCTTTAAGCTTAAATGCTAGAATGGGTGAAAATATGTTTTCTTTGTTTGTCTTTCCAGGCAGGCGGGAAGATGTCGAAAAGTTGTTGGATTGGACACCTAAATTAGAATCATTGACAAGTGTATTTTCAAAATTGTCAACCGGTGGTATTACTCCGACAGGACCAGCACTACAGACCGCTTTAACACACTTTAAGAAAAAACGTTCTTTACGAGATTTACTTGGTCGAGATGATGATGAACAATACTTTGAAGAAACCCTTTAG
- a CDS encoding protein kinase domain-containing protein translates to MKKPFSLPLGTKVKGKWHKECYTIVKELGYGANGVVYLAQCNSGEVALKICDNSYSVTSEVNVLKAFMNVKGTNLAPSLMDVDDWQTRERIVPFYTMEFIKGPNVRVFVDKKGFAWVPVLMLQLLANLDEMHREGWVFGDLKPDNLIVTGPPYKIRCIDVGGTTMKGRGIKEFTEFFDRGYWGMGSRKADERYDLFAIGMIMINLAYGKQIEKKAGGIHQLNQIVEQNNELIPYKHIVQYALRGKYQSANDMRKDIIELMSNKVSSHSRNKGKGQKHVKSSPSRYKKRKQSKWAHRLETLLVVLILGFLYFLYIYGEIL, encoded by the coding sequence TTGAAGAAACCCTTTAGTTTGCCGTTAGGTACTAAGGTGAAGGGGAAATGGCATAAAGAATGCTACACCATTGTAAAGGAACTGGGGTACGGTGCGAATGGAGTAGTTTATCTAGCTCAATGTAATTCAGGAGAAGTGGCGTTGAAAATATGTGATAACAGCTATTCTGTAACCTCGGAAGTGAATGTTTTAAAAGCTTTTATGAACGTAAAAGGAACGAATCTTGCACCTTCTCTTATGGATGTCGATGATTGGCAAACAAGGGAGAGGATCGTTCCGTTTTATACAATGGAATTTATAAAAGGCCCTAATGTACGAGTATTTGTCGACAAGAAAGGGTTTGCTTGGGTTCCGGTACTAATGCTTCAGCTCCTTGCTAACTTAGATGAGATGCATCGAGAGGGATGGGTTTTTGGAGATTTAAAGCCAGATAATTTAATTGTAACAGGACCACCATATAAAATCCGGTGTATTGATGTAGGTGGGACAACAATGAAAGGTAGAGGAATTAAAGAGTTTACCGAGTTTTTTGACCGAGGGTATTGGGGAATGGGGTCTAGAAAAGCGGATGAACGTTATGATTTATTTGCGATAGGAATGATAATGATTAATTTAGCTTATGGCAAACAAATAGAAAAAAAAGCTGGTGGAATACATCAACTTAACCAAATAGTAGAACAAAACAACGAGTTAATTCCATATAAGCATATTGTACAATATGCTTTAAGAGGTAAGTACCAATCGGCTAATGACATGAGGAAGGATATAATTGAGTTGATGTCTAATAAGGTTTCATCCCACTCAAGGAATAAAGGGAAGGGGCAAAAGCATGTAAAATCATCACCAAGTCGTTATAAAAAAAGAAAACAATCTAAATGGGCCCATCGATTGGAAACATTGTTGGTTGTCCTTATTCTCGGCTTTTTATATTTTTTGTATATTTACGGTGAGATTTTATAG
- the hpt gene encoding hypoxanthine phosphoribosyltransferase, with translation MKQDIEKVLFSEEEIQIKIKELGAQLTTDYQDRFPLAICVLKGAMPFMGDLIKRMDTYLEMDFMDVSSYGASTVSSGEVKIVKDLNTKVEGRDILIIEDIIDSGLTLSYLVELFRYRKAKSIKIVTLLDKPSGRKADIEADYVGFEVPDEFVVGYGLDYIEKYRNLPYIGVLKPEVYTTAE, from the coding sequence ATGAAACAAGATATTGAAAAGGTTTTGTTTAGTGAGGAAGAAATTCAAATCAAAATTAAAGAATTAGGTGCACAGCTAACAACAGACTATCAAGACCGTTTTCCTCTTGCGATTTGTGTTTTAAAAGGGGCAATGCCGTTTATGGGCGACCTAATTAAGCGAATGGATACATATTTAGAAATGGATTTTATGGATGTATCTAGTTATGGTGCTTCAACCGTATCATCTGGTGAAGTAAAGATTGTCAAAGATTTAAATACGAAGGTTGAAGGAAGAGATATCCTCATTATTGAAGATATTATTGATAGTGGATTAACTCTTAGTTATTTAGTCGAACTTTTCCGCTACCGTAAGGCGAAATCAATTAAAATTGTTACCCTTTTAGATAAACCGAGTGGTCGAAAAGCAGATATTGAAGCAGATTATGTTGGATTTGAAGTACCAGATGAATTTGTTGTGGGTTATGGGTTAGACTATATAGAAAAATACCGTAATCTTCCTTATATAGGTGTTTTAAAGCCGGAAGTCTATACAACGGCTGAATAA
- the ftsH gene encoding ATP-dependent zinc metalloprotease FtsH → MSRIFRNTIFYLLIFLVIIGVVSYFSNNAEPTNNITNSEFLTQLEEGKVESFTIQPERGVYEVRGQLEGYKSDEYFLTNVVGATGVIDQIFTLADNNNVNVETLKAKETSGWVSFFTTIIPFVIIFILFFFLLNQAQGGGSRVMNFGKSKAKLYSEEKKKVRFKDVAGADEEKAELVEVVEFLKDPRKFAEVGARIPKGVLLVGPPGTGKTLLARAVAGEAGVPFFSISGSDFVEMFVGVGASRVRDLFENAKKNAPCIIFIDEIDAVGRQRGAGLGGGHDEREQTLNQLLVEMDGFGANEGIIIVAATNRPDILDPALLRPGRFDRQITVDRPDVNGREAVLKVHARNKPLDDNVDLNAIAMRTPGFSGADLENLLNEAALVAARQNKKLIDMTDIDEATDRVIAGPAKKTRVISKKERNIVAFHEAGHTVIGLVLDEAEMVHKVTIVPRGQAGGYAVMLPKEDRYFMTKPELLDKIVGLLGGRVAEEITFGEASTGAHNDFQRATGIARRMVTEFGMSEKLGPLQFGSSQGGQVFLGRDINNEQNYSDAIAHDIDLEIQRIIKESYERAKTILTENRDKLELVANTLLEVETLDAGQIKHLIDHGKLPERKQPSSSQSGETDQVKVNIQKKEETDNTSETKE, encoded by the coding sequence ATGAGCCGTATCTTTAGAAATACCATTTTTTATTTACTGATTTTTCTAGTGATAATTGGAGTGGTTAGCTATTTTAGTAATAATGCAGAGCCAACCAATAATATAACAAATAGTGAGTTTCTTACTCAGTTAGAAGAGGGTAAAGTAGAATCTTTTACCATACAACCAGAACGTGGTGTGTATGAGGTAAGAGGTCAGCTTGAAGGATATAAGAGTGATGAGTATTTCCTTACTAATGTTGTTGGTGCCACTGGAGTGATTGATCAAATCTTTACTCTAGCTGATAACAATAATGTAAACGTTGAAACACTCAAAGCCAAAGAAACAAGTGGATGGGTTTCGTTCTTTACGACAATCATACCATTTGTCATTATCTTTATTTTATTCTTCTTCTTACTAAACCAAGCTCAAGGCGGCGGAAGTCGTGTTATGAACTTCGGGAAAAGCAAAGCAAAGCTATATAGTGAAGAAAAGAAAAAAGTTCGATTTAAAGATGTTGCAGGAGCAGATGAAGAGAAGGCAGAACTTGTTGAGGTAGTAGAATTCTTAAAAGACCCACGTAAATTTGCAGAGGTCGGAGCTCGAATTCCTAAAGGGGTTCTACTTGTTGGACCTCCTGGTACTGGTAAAACATTATTAGCCCGTGCTGTTGCTGGTGAAGCAGGTGTACCATTTTTCTCTATCAGTGGTTCGGACTTCGTTGAAATGTTTGTTGGTGTTGGAGCGTCTCGTGTACGTGATTTATTTGAAAATGCAAAGAAAAACGCACCATGTATCATCTTTATTGACGAAATCGATGCTGTCGGGCGTCAACGTGGTGCAGGTCTTGGTGGCGGACATGATGAGCGAGAACAAACGCTGAACCAGTTGCTTGTTGAAATGGATGGTTTTGGAGCTAATGAAGGAATCATTATCGTTGCAGCGACTAACCGCCCTGACATTTTAGATCCTGCCCTTTTACGTCCTGGTCGATTTGACCGTCAAATCACGGTTGATCGTCCTGATGTTAATGGTCGTGAAGCGGTATTAAAAGTACATGCGCGTAATAAGCCATTAGATGATAATGTAGATTTAAATGCAATTGCTATGAGAACACCTGGCTTCTCAGGAGCTGACCTTGAAAACTTATTAAATGAAGCAGCTTTAGTGGCTGCTCGTCAAAATAAGAAGCTCATTGACATGACGGATATTGATGAAGCGACAGATCGTGTTATCGCAGGTCCAGCTAAGAAAACGCGGGTTATCTCCAAGAAAGAGCGTAACATTGTTGCCTTCCATGAGGCTGGTCATACAGTCATTGGCTTAGTGTTGGATGAAGCAGAAATGGTACATAAAGTGACCATTGTTCCTCGTGGGCAAGCCGGCGGATATGCTGTTATGCTACCGAAAGAAGATCGTTACTTTATGACGAAACCTGAGTTGTTAGATAAAATTGTCGGTTTACTAGGTGGACGTGTAGCGGAAGAAATTACATTTGGTGAAGCGTCAACTGGAGCACATAATGATTTCCAACGTGCTACAGGAATTGCTCGTCGAATGGTTACAGAGTTTGGAATGAGTGAAAAATTAGGCCCGTTACAATTTGGTTCTTCACAAGGAGGACAAGTGTTCTTAGGGAGAGATATTAATAATGAGCAAAACTATTCAGATGCTATTGCTCATGACATCGATCTCGAGATACAAAGGATTATTAAAGAATCTTATGAACGAGCGAAGACTATTTTGACAGAAAATCGTGATAAACTTGAATTAGTTGCAAACACGTTACTTGAAGTCGAGACTTTAGATGCAGGTCAGATTAAACATTTGATTGATCATGGAAAACTTCCAGAGCGAAAGCAACCTTCCTCCTCGCAATCAGGAGAGACGGATCAAGTAAAGGTAAACATTCAGAAGAAAGAAGAGACGGATAATACATCCGAAACGAAAGAATAA
- the tilS gene encoding tRNA lysidine(34) synthetase TilS: MLKVEQVLNQFIEQHDLVQEGDKIVVAVSGGPDSLMLLHYLFSNQEKWNINVMAISIDHMLRGEESHRDLLYVMDYCQKNNIPLLPKRIDVSKELKGSQGGVQEKARLLRYRAFEEAIVTYSATKLALGHHGDDQIETVLMSLTRGSSTQAIGIPLRRNFAEAEIIRPLLCLSKEDIVQYCEYHGLNPRIDPSNLKENYTRNRFRKRVLPFLQKENPHVHRHYQRFSQEMYEDDQFLLEITREKMSKIWDIQHGKVTLSITSFLEIPLPLQRRGIHLILNYLYKQKPGSLSAIHIYDVLSLIQKQHPSGTLHLPNNLFVTKSYGTCSFTISEGVEVLQPFHFQLTIGETTSIPSGSVFSISEEYQENHQVECIQLAQNEISFPLHIRTRQPGDRMKVKGLNGSKKVKDIFIDEKVPLDKRNTWPIVTDNDGVILWIPTLKVSELVKDSKDRLSVPTVFVYKKESSSRGHAKE; the protein is encoded by the coding sequence ATGCTGAAAGTAGAACAAGTACTTAACCAATTTATTGAACAGCATGATCTCGTTCAAGAGGGCGACAAAATTGTTGTGGCGGTTTCGGGTGGCCCTGACTCGCTGATGCTATTACATTATTTATTTTCTAATCAAGAGAAGTGGAACATAAACGTAATGGCAATTTCTATTGACCATATGCTAAGAGGCGAAGAATCACACCGTGACCTTTTGTATGTAATGGATTATTGTCAAAAAAATAACATTCCATTGTTACCCAAGCGTATCGATGTCAGTAAAGAATTAAAAGGTAGTCAAGGGGGGGTTCAAGAGAAAGCGAGATTATTACGGTATCGAGCATTCGAGGAAGCGATCGTTACGTATTCTGCGACAAAATTAGCGCTCGGGCATCATGGAGACGACCAAATTGAAACAGTATTAATGTCTTTAACAAGAGGGTCAAGTACGCAAGCAATCGGAATTCCGTTAAGAAGAAATTTTGCCGAAGCGGAAATCATACGGCCTTTATTATGTTTATCGAAAGAGGATATTGTACAGTATTGTGAATATCATGGACTCAATCCTCGAATAGATCCAAGCAACCTTAAAGAGAACTATACGAGAAATCGTTTTCGGAAAAGAGTACTTCCATTTCTTCAAAAAGAGAATCCCCACGTCCACAGGCATTATCAGCGCTTTAGTCAAGAGATGTATGAAGATGACCAATTTTTGTTAGAAATAACTCGTGAAAAAATGAGTAAAATATGGGATATACAGCATGGGAAAGTAACTTTATCAATTACTTCTTTTTTAGAAATACCTCTTCCTTTACAAAGGAGAGGGATTCATCTAATATTAAATTATCTTTATAAGCAAAAGCCAGGCTCTTTATCGGCTATACATATTTACGATGTATTAAGTTTAATACAAAAGCAGCATCCATCTGGTACGTTACATCTTCCGAATAATTTATTTGTAACAAAGTCGTATGGTACATGTTCCTTTACTATTTCAGAAGGAGTGGAAGTGCTTCAACCGTTTCATTTTCAACTAACAATAGGTGAAACCACTTCGATACCTTCAGGAAGTGTTTTCTCAATATCAGAAGAATATCAAGAAAATCATCAAGTTGAGTGCATCCAGTTGGCTCAAAATGAAATATCATTCCCTCTTCATATTAGGACACGACAACCTGGAGATAGAATGAAGGTAAAAGGGTTGAATGGTTCGAAAAAAGTAAAGGATATATTTATTGATGAGAAAGTTCCTCTCGATAAAAGAAATACATGGCCAATTGTGACAGATAATGACGGAGTTATATTATGGATTCCTACATTGAAGGTATCTGAGTTAGTTAAAGATAGTAAGGATAGGCTGTCTGTACCAACTGTTTTTGTTTATAAAAAAGAATCATCTTCTAGGGGGCATGCAAAGGAATGA
- a CDS encoding type III pantothenate kinase, protein MIFVIDVGNTNIVLGVYEEDDLKFQWRIETNRHRSEDEYGMLVKNLFEHEGMSFNSINGIIISSVVPPIMFALERMCKRYFNLTPLVVGPGIKTGLNIKYENPREVGADRIVNAVAGIHEYGGPLIIVDFGTATTYCYINEERQYMGGAIAPGVGISTEALYSKAAKLPRIEIARPDDIIGKNTVSAMQAGILYGYVGQVDGIVHRMKQQSKKEPLVIATGGLASLIAKETDVIDVVDSFLTLKGLRLIYKRNLH, encoded by the coding sequence ATGATATTTGTAATAGACGTGGGAAATACCAATATTGTTTTAGGTGTATATGAAGAAGATGATTTGAAATTTCAGTGGAGAATTGAAACGAATCGTCATCGAAGTGAAGATGAATACGGAATGCTTGTGAAAAACCTGTTTGAGCATGAGGGTATGAGTTTTAACTCAATCAATGGTATTATTATTTCTTCTGTTGTTCCGCCGATAATGTTTGCGTTAGAGCGCATGTGTAAAAGATATTTTAATTTAACGCCACTTGTCGTAGGACCTGGAATTAAAACAGGGTTAAATATTAAATATGAAAACCCTCGTGAAGTAGGAGCGGATCGGATTGTAAATGCTGTTGCTGGAATCCATGAATATGGTGGTCCTCTAATAATCGTCGATTTTGGAACAGCAACTACGTATTGTTATATCAATGAAGAGAGACAATATATGGGTGGAGCAATAGCGCCGGGAGTTGGAATTTCTACGGAAGCCCTTTATTCTAAAGCAGCTAAGCTTCCTCGGATTGAAATTGCCAGACCGGATGATATTATCGGTAAGAATACTGTTTCCGCAATGCAAGCGGGGATTTTATATGGTTATGTGGGACAAGTTGATGGAATTGTTCATAGGATGAAACAACAGAGTAAGAAGGAACCTTTGGTCATAGCAACAGGTGGACTAGCATCATTAATAGCAAAAGAAACAGATGTAATTGATGTGGTGGATTCGTTTTTAACGCTAAAGGGATTACGCTTAATTTACAAACGAAACTTACATTAG